In the Canis lupus dingo isolate Sandy chromosome 28, ASM325472v2, whole genome shotgun sequence genome, AGAGACCTGTGGAACAGAAAAAAGATCAGCATTAGAGTAGTAGCAGTTGTCAGTTCAAGGAGGCAGCAAGAAAGGAATTACCAGTGTTTTAGTCCAAGCAATCCTACTAATTATAGAATTTAAGACAAGTTAACTCCTACTTAATTCTGCATAAATGATATATGTCAAATGGAATGAGAGTCTCTCCAGCCACCTAATAAAGTTACTGTGGGCATCCAATGAAATAATATGGAATATATCTTGAAAAATACAGAAGCCTAACAAATAAAAACAGGGCATTACCGTAAATCTAGACCTTTAACTGATCTTACCAAGAGCCCGGTACAGTgcacagaaaaatttttttaaatgtttatatttcttttttttttaattttttatttatttatgacagtcacacacagagagagagagagagagagagagaggcagagacacaggcagagggagaagcaggctccatgcaccgggagcccgacgtgggatttgatcctggggtctccaggatcgcgccctgggccaaaggcaggcaccaaaccgctgcaccacccagggatccccagtggaCAGAatttaagtgtacatttcagttACTGTGTAATATTTGGATCACTGCCTCTTCAGTTATTTTAAGAATAACACATTGATTTTCTGCTGGAACAATTTATAAACAGCAACTAAGAACTCAAGTTGATTTAACTTAacatgggggtgggcagagagtaAGGATGTCTTGTAGTTACTGATCAGTATAgcattaatttgtatttcccctgAAACACCCCAaatgatgaaatttatttttaaaaaagattttattgggatccctgggtggtgcagcggttaagcgcctgcctttggcccagggcgcaatcctggagacccgggatcgaatcccacgtcggctcccggtgcatggagcctgcttctctctctgcctctctctctctctgtgactatcataaataaataaaaattaaaaaaataaaataaaataaataaaaaagattttatttatttatttgagagaaagaaagagacacagcatgagtggagagaaggggcagagggagacagaaaagcagactccctgctgagcagggagcctgatgcagggctggatcctaggatcaccacctgagccgaaggcagacatttaactgactggaccacccaagtgccctaaaaGATGAAATTTAATAGGTCTTTATAAGGTCTTTTGCTTCTCTCCAGACTAAAATAGcttctaaatgttaaaaataggcttccttattattattacccTTTGGCACCTGTTTCCCAAACTGCATACTCAGGGAATCAGCTCAGTGAAAGAGCTACGCATGCTTGAACTTGGCTGCCTTGATCACTATCCCAGAACTTTCTAGGCCGGCACAGTCCAGTAACACTGTGATGATTAAAATGTTCTGTGCTGGCCAACAAGGCAGCTGTCAACTATACGTGAGCACTTGGAATGTAGCTAGTGAGATGGAGGAAATGAACTttcaattttaattcatttcaattaaATGGCCACATATGGCTAGTGACTGCCACATAAGACAGAGCACTTCCACAATGATCATGATTTCACCATTGAACAGGTGTCCTAAGAAGGGAGGTTAAGACCTACTTACCTTACAGGTTACAATAGTCCCCACATCTGGTAGCAATTGAGATTCTGTTTCTCTCATCACAGAAATCACAGGAAGCTATAGACAGAACAATAAAATGTGAGATCCTGACTAAGCCTTCCATAAAGGTATCTGGCTTAAGAATAATGTAGGAATGCTTTGGTCCACAGCTGAGATCACAAGCACAGATGGACTACAGACTCATATGTGCCCAGGGCAGACAGTCTTAGAAATTTAAGGCAAATAGGAAGGTCAAGGggccatttttcaaaagaaagatgcTACCAGAAGACATAATCTAATCATTTCAGAACAGTTCTaacaagttttctttttgtggttttcttgGAATTTCTTGGTATATAATCAATTGTGGATAACTTGACTCTTCTCTTCAAAGTTCTACTACTTCCTTCTGATTTTCACTCTATTGTACTGGCTAGAATTTccaaataaatgttatataataatggccatactttatttttttctattttaagggAATACTTGTAGCTTTCCCTTTGAGCATGGTATTGGCTATtggtataaaatatgtattttttaaagatttatttcagagagagagagaaagcatgcgcaagtggggagagggagggagagaatctcaagcagattccccactgagggggggagggggcactgacaccggacttaatcccaggaccctgagatcatgaccggagctgataTCCGGAAtcggacgctcaaccaactgagccacccaggcaccccaagacataTTTTGAACCTCATCTTTTACTTGCCTCTTCCTTGTTTCCTATGCTTCAGTTTTCGGACCTTCATTCAGTTTCACTAACGCACTAAACATGTTCCCATCTCAGGATTTGTGTTCAACCTGTTCTTTCTCCCAGGACTGTGCTCTCcactcaactcttttttttttttttttttccccactcaactCTTCTTTATCCTTTAGATTCAGGTTAAACATCACTTCTGTTGACTACAATGGGTTTGTCCTTTACATGTTCTCATGGTAACCTgtaatattctttcaaaaacagTCATGACTTTTGTAGCCATAAACCAATTTGAGCCTTTACTTGTTTGTAATTTATGTCTGTGTCCCTTGGTAGCAGGGATCATGTGTATTTGGCTCATTACCATATCTTTAGAGGTAAAgattgtgcctggcacatgaaaaTGCTCAATAGATATCTATTTCTATGAAACGAACAAACTTAGAACTGTTACAGtcttaaaattgattaaaaagtctttcattttacaTCTGAGCAAAAACTAAAACCAGAGAGATCAAGTTTCTAACCTAAAGCAGAAACAAGGTCTAGTTAGCCAGTACCTAAATGTTCtaattctgaattctctattAATGCTCCCTGTCTTTAAGGGGGTCCTTCAAAGACTGTTTATCCGATCCTGGGCTAATCCTGGATCAGTGTTAagcattcaacaaacatttattgagcataggCTGCTGTGCTCAGCACTAAAGGTATGGTGGCAAGGTTTGTTTTCGTGGAACTTAGAGTCTAATAAGGGAAGAGTCTAGGAGGAACAGGTAACCGAATGCTTAATTTTATGCAAAGAagagcacacagaggaaagaaatttAGTTCTTTGTGAGAGTTTAACAAAACGAAAAATAAAAGCTCACAAAACTCCTTTCCCTGACTAGTGGGTCTAGGAGGGCTACTCTGATAAAAGTGACACTAGAGAGGCCATCTGAAAAGTAGGTGGGAATTAAAGAGGCTAAGGAGGAGATGGGCGCGTGACAAACAGCGTGTTCATCGTTCTGTGGCAGAAGAGAGCTTACCCCACCAGCGACAAAGCAGCCTGTGTGACTAGACTGCAGAGTGGGGTGGGAATAGCGGAGCAAGATGAAACCAGAAAGGGAGGCGACATCCGGACAAGATTCAGCTCACTGCAGGCGGAACCCGCCTCTGCTCGTCCCCTAACTTCCTTCCCCGAATGTCAGCAACAGAATCAAGCGGGACCACATCTGGCCTGTGGTGGCGAGGTGCCCAGCAGTGGAGACCTCAGCTGGAAGAAACTCGGAGACCAGCTGTTCTGCTGAGGTCCTAAAGACGCGTCCGCAGTGCCCTTTCCTATCGACCGCGAAATCAAAAGCAGcctaaaagaaaagcagagaaggaggaaatgggAAGCAGCCCCCTTTACCGCGCCATTCTCGCTGCTCTTCGTCAGGCAGCCAGCAAGCGACGAAAAGATGTAGCCGTGGCGAGTATAAGTGCCGctgcccgggctgccctcctccaAGTTACACAGACGTTCGCCTGAAGAGAAACGCTGCATCAGTCATGGGTCTTCAGAGGGTGTCGGTCATGcagccttcctgcctccctgtccCATCCAGAATTCGCTTCGGTCCCCGCACACTTACCCGGGATGCAGTACCTCACGGGCGGCGCCATGACTGCCACTGGAGGGAAACGAAGTCGGCTTCTCATTGGCCAAAGTTCAGGAGCAGTTCTGCAGTAAGAAACGCGCCAATTGGTGCGAATTATCACGTGGTCTTCGGGAGCACCTCCTCCGTCAAACTTTATTTCCCAGGTTGCTCCGGGaccagggcgggggcggggctccgggacGCCTGCGCTTGCGCCTGTGGTCCAGGATGGGCTGGCAGCGGGTCCCAGTCTGCAGGCTGGTTCTTCGGGTGGCCGGCGATGGTTGGTTGGACTGAGACCGGCCCGGCCGGGTTGCAGAGCTGGCGGGGGTGGCAGTGAGCGGCGGCGGAGGCTGCGGGGTTCCATTTGGCTGACTGGGGAGTCGGCAGGCGGCAGGTAAGAGCGGAGCCGCGGCCTTTGCTCCCCAGTCCTGCCCTTTTTTGTAGGGTCGGGGCCTGTTTGGGGCCTTTTCGTGAGCTCAGGTTCCTGTTCTCTCGTTGTCGCGCCCTGCACGGCCGTGCCCTGCACAAGCCTGGGGGAGTGCACTCTCGGGGCAGCTGTAACGCTTGGAGCTGGAAGGAGGTTAGCCAACCCAACTTGCCCATTGTAGAGATTTGGAAACTCAGATCCAGAGACAGGATTTGACTTGTCCAGTGGCTCAAAGACAGTTCAAGGTAGAGCCCAAACCGGAacccaaggtttttttttttttttttttttttttttacttcttctatCGCACTTTGACCACACCACCCCATTCAGAAATAAAGCCTTTTCCGGATTTTTGTGACTGCAGCTTCAGGTCTTGCAGTCGGATCCTCTCAAGCGGAGCTCAGGTCGTGTGGGCCCAttcataactttttctttttcgaGCATGTTAGTCCGGAAGGGAAGTCTGCACGTGAGTAGAATGCTGCTCTTACCGATGAGTGACAGCTACTGCTTAAGATAGGCAGACATCCCGAGAACAGCATCTTTGTCCATATGAGATTTGCTACGACTTTCATCTTAGTTTCTCTTGCCCTCTGGTGACTTTGGCATATGTCCCCTCCTGTGCAAACCCTCCAGCCCTCACCAATCGTTTCCCCTAGGAAAACAGATGGTGACTTAGAGCCTTGGAAAGAGGGGAGTGCTGTGGCCTTCAATCCCATCTAATCTGGTGGCATATGTCACTATGGCCTGTGGTTGCTACTGAGGGATCAGTGCTAAAGGCTTGCGCTTGGGGTGATAGTGAAGCTCTGCTTTGCCCTGATTCTCCattccccaccccaacacacatacacacaattttttttttttttttgagttctgtttTAACTCAATTTCCTGAGAAATCAGGGACTCTATGTTCAAGTGTGGTCCTATGGACCACAATATCTCTTCCCTGGCATCCCCATGCCCCCTAAACCCCACTAACTGAGTTGTGAGGGGGTTGGCTTCAGACTCTTTACTCAAATCTAATGTGTAGCTCTGCATCAGCAAGCTTTCAGTTTATGTTTTGGATGATTTCTGGTTGGACTTGTTATAAAAAAtcctttctagttctttttttttttaatttttatttatttattcatgatagtcacagagagagagagagagagagaggcagagacacaggcagagggagaagcaggctccatgcaccgggggcccgatgtgggattcgatcctgggtctccaggatcgcgccctgggccaaaggcaggcgccaaaccgctgcgccacccagggatccctcctttctaGTTCTTAAGTGCTATGATTCTAACaatggtttttatttactttttactgACCAAAAGAGTGGTAGCATCATATACTAAATAAGCATTATCACATTGGCAGGAGTGCACTTGCTATTATTTGCAGCACAGACAGATGTCTGACCAGCCTTACCACTTCTGCATCCTCCAttctttcaaaaagtatttattgagcccttcTATGAACCAGATATCGTGCTAAgcattttgtaaacatttaattTCTACCTTAGCCAAGTGtatatatgataaagggttaCAGCTGAAAGGGACATTTAACCCTACCCTGTCTTTGAATGAGAACACAAGGAGATTGAGGTCCAGCACTTTTgggtgatttgcccaaggtcgtAGAACTACGTAAGGACAGAATGGAACCCTAAGTAGTCAAGTTTATAGGGTAGATGAGAGTTAGTAAGTCTAGTCCTTGAGGCAGGCATTTCCTATAGAGCTCAGGAATACCAGAGGTGGTTGACAACAATCTGAAAGGTGGAGAATCTAAAAAggaacatttctgtttttttgtagACAGAAGAGATGGCATATAATTTGTGTTTATTAATGGGTGGGGAATGCATCTTGTTTGCAAGCTGTTGGTATAAAGAGTATTCTAGCAAATAGGAAACTCTGCATTAGCCACAGTAAGGAGTGAACAGTAGTGTGGGTAATGTGAGTCACTTGGATTTATTGTGGGGTAGTATGTTTGTCTCACTCTTACATTTGACTATGGCTGTACACTATTTTGAAAATTCATGCTTTCAAGCCAAATCATGGTTCCAAGCAACAGGACTCCAACTCAGAGGAAGTAGGAAGGctgacctttcctttcctttctacaCTGCTTCTTAAGTCTCTTAACTCCTAGGAGGTGATGGGaatggccagtttttttttttttttttatcctgatgCAGAATAGGTCCTTACTGaactatttcttctctttgctggCCTTGTCTGCTGGATTCCTTTTTGCCTTAGGTCATTAAAGGACttgtggagggatgcctgggtggctcagcagttaagtgtctgcctttggctcagggcgtgatcctggagtcccgcctGGAATCCAGTCcaacatcgggcttcctgcatggagcctgcttctccctccacctgtgtctctccctctctctcattaataagtaaataaaatctttaaaaaagaggggggagTTGTGGAAGGAGGTaatgaagtgtttttttgtttggttggtttttttggAAAGACCTCTAGTGATAAGCCAGTGCTCAAGGAGAGTACCTTGCTCCAGTTACTAAACTGAAACCATCACTACAGTGGAGCAGCCTCCTCCAGTTTCTGTTGGGTTTTGAGCTGCCTGTTAAATAAGTCAGTGGAGTTGCAGAGGACATAGTAGCCCTAGAGGGAAATTAGAGAATTTCTTTCTGATAAGAGCTTTAATCTGCAGAATTGATGAGACTAACATCGAAGGGGTCTATGACTTCTGTTCTAGATGTTGCACAGGCAGCTGATCTCCCATGGCTATTGTATGAGGTAGAAATCACATAGAGATGAAAGTACTTGTAGAGCTGGGAAGCTTGGGGCCAAGAGCAGCAGCTGCAGAGAAGACTCATGGGTGTCCAGCTAGAGCTAGGTAGGGGAGATTCATCACTGAGAGGATAGGCTCTGTGGTCTTCATGAACAATAGTATGAAGGCCTCCCTCCTATGGCCAGTCTCTCTTACCTGTGGTGTTATTCGGCCATGAATACCTAAAGTTGTCTTGGCTTTTGTATCCTTGGGGTCAGGCTGGGACTGGAATTGGAGACAAAGCATCTTATGTCATGCAGGGTAGCTGAGGTGTCCTAACAGGAGACAGGGACTCTCATGCTACAGGTTGAGTCTGGGGGCCTATAACATCAGCCAAGAGGAAGTAGGAAAGAtgaatattgggatgcctggggtggctcaggagttgagcatctgtcttcagcccagggcgtgatcctggcccagggatcgagtcccacatcgggctccctgcaaggagcctgcttttccctctgtctggtctctgcctctctgcctctctcatgaataagtaaataaactctttaaaaaaaaaaggaaagatgagtaTCTTTTGCCAAGATTCAGCACCAGGGCAGATCTAGATGTAGGATCCACATGCTGTGCATTCACTCCCCCACTGGCTGTTCCTTGGTGAAGAATTGTTAGGAGGTAGGTCATTGGGCTAGAGCAGGATACCCTCGGAATCCTCTGCTATGGTGGCCATGCCTACAGAGACGTGGTGGCAGGTTTGTGCATGTCAGCTGTGCTCCACCCAGTGGTCTACACAGACAACTCTAAAGACCCTGCTTTGGCTTGGagctgccttcctctccctcagccctttaCTCTAGGTGTGCATCATCTTGGATTTGCTGTGCACCCAAGTGGTGCAATGTACGTAGTATTTCTGCAGGCTCAGAACCTCCAGACCCTACCCGTGTAATCTGGTTGGGACACTGGCACCATCCATTCtgcagagaagtgaagtgacctTCCTCCTTCTCACAGCTGGTGACTGGCTCAATTGGGCCTTATTCTTAGGCCTTTGCCTTCTCCTCCCTGGTGGGATAGGGAGGGATGGAACCAGGCTGGCTCCTCACAATGATGTGCTCTTCTAGGAGCCATGCGGGGCCAGCGGAGCCTGCTGCTGGGCCCTGCCCGCCTCTGCCTGCGCCTGCTTCTGCTCCTGGGCTACAGGCGCCGCTGCCCACCTCTGCTCCGGGGCCTGGTACAGCGCTGGCGCTATGGCAAGGTCTGCCTGCGCTCCCTGCTCTACAACTCCTTTGGGGGCAGTGACACCGCTGTTGATGCTGCCTTTGAGCCTATCTACTGGCTGGTGGACAACGTGATCCGCTGGTGTGGGGTGGTGAGTGATGCCCAGGGAGCAGGAAAAGGGATGTTTTGGGGTAGCAGAAGGACATGTATCTGATGGACCCACACTGGGTTTGGGACCCACACCAGCCCCCTACCCCAGGGAAATTCCTGAGTGTACTCTTGGTATTGGCAAACTCTCACTGTGTCTCCCTGACCTCACTGGTGTTGACAGGTGTTCGTGGTGTTGGTGATTGTGCTGACCAGCTCCATCGTGGCCATCGCTTACCTGTGTGTCCTGCCTCTCATCCTCCGAACATACTCAGTGCCACGGCTCTGCTGGCACTTCTTCTACAGCCACTGGAATCTGATCCTTATCGTCTTCCATTACTACCAGGCCATCACCACTCCACCTGGATACCCACCCCAGGTGGGTCCCCACAGGGGCATTTGGAAGGATAGAACTGCGGGCTGTGGGAGCCAGGtccaggagtggggagggagagtgcCTCAGTATCTTTTGAGGTACTGAATTGTGCTGCCAcagtgtcatgaagcttttctcGCTTTGCACAGGGCAGGAATGATATTGCAACAGTCTCCATCTGTAAGAAGTGCATTTACCCCAAGCCGGCCCGAACACACCACTGCAGCATCTGCAATAGGTGGGTCTTGGCTTTGCCCGCTGTGAACCCCAGCTGTGGCCTGTTTGCTGAAGCCTAAAATTGGGCAAAATTTAGACCTAAAGTTTGAGAAGACGTTTATGAAGCGCGCGTCATATACCAGGCAGTGTGCCCTCACGTCGTGACACCTGGTCCTAGGATGGTCCTGGGTTAGCCATTGTCACCATTTATGGACACTGAGCTTCAGAGAGATGAGTTAACCTTGTCCAAGATCATGTAGCCAATGAAGCAGGGCTTGAAGCAAGGCCTGGCGGTCTTCAAAGTCTGTGCCCTTTCCACCTCAGCAGGATGCTGGGCCTTGTAGGAAAGGATTGGCACTGACATCTCAAGAACCTTGACCACCGTAACAGAGCCTGTGTCCCTCCCTCACAGGTGTGTGCTGAAGATGGATCATCACTGCCgtatccttttatcttttctgcCTGTGGCCTCCTCCTTTAGCTCCAGAGCCCTGTGCCAGGTTAAGGGCCACAACCAAGGCATCATCCCTCATCCCAACGAAGGTTCATGAGAAGTTAGTAGAAGAGGAATGGTGGAGATTGGCCATCTCCAGGGGGAAGCAGGAGGCTTACAAGCTCTATGGGACAGATTTTCTTGGAGCAGGGCATCTATTCtaacaattctttcttttgtagacTGTCATGCTAACATTTGTGGGATGGAAAGAGATGTTTGGACTTCATGTTGTTCACTGGCTATTCTCTGCTTTCCCATACAAATGGCTAGGTTGAAGTATTGGT is a window encoding:
- the ZDHHC16 gene encoding palmitoyltransferase ZDHHC16 isoform X3, with the protein product MRGQRSLLLGPARLCLRLLLLLGYRRRCPPLLRGLVQRWRYGKVCLRSLLYNSFGGSDTAVDAAFEPIYWLVDNVIRWCGVVFVVLVIVLTSSIVAIAYLCVLPLILRTYSVPRLCWHFFYSHWNLILIVFHYYQAITTPPGYPPQGRNDIATVSICKKCIYPKPARTHHCSICNRCVLKMDHHCPWLNNCVGHYNHRYFFSFCFFMTLGCVYCSYGSWDLFREAYAAIEKMKQLDKNKLQAVANQTYHQTPPPSFSFRERVTHKSLVYLWFLCSSVALALGALTIWHAVLISRGETSIERHINKKERRRLQAKGRVFRNHYNYGCLDNWKVFLGVDTRRPSRHQRTNWTDQNFCYLWD
- the ZDHHC16 gene encoding palmitoyltransferase ZDHHC16 isoform X4; this encodes MRGQRSLLLGPARLCLRLLLLLGYRRRCPPLLRGLVQRWRYGKVCLRSLLYNSFGGSDTAVDAAFEPIYWLVDNVIRWCGVVFVVLVIVLTSSIVAIAYLCVLPLILRTYSVPRLCWHFFYSHWNLILIVFHYYQAITTPPGYPPQGRNDIATVSICKKCIYPKPARTHHCSICNSYGSWDLFREAYAAIEKMKQLDKNKLQAVANQTYHQTPPPSFSFRERVTHKSLVYLWFLCSSVALALGALTIWHAVLISRGETSIERHINKKERRRLQAKGRVFRNHYNYGCLDNWKVFLGVDTRRHWLTRVLLPSSHLPHGNGMSWDPPPWVTAHSASVMAV
- the ZDHHC16 gene encoding palmitoyltransferase ZDHHC16 isoform X2, with the protein product MRGQRSLLLGPARLCLRLLLLLGYRRRCPPLLRGLVQRWRYGKVCLRSLLYNSFGGSDTAVDAAFEPIYWLVDNVIRWCGVVFVVLVIVLTSSIVAIAYLCVLPLILRTYSVPRLCWHFFYSHWNLILIVFHYYQAITTPPGYPPQGRNDIATVSICKKCIYPKPARTHHCSICNRCVLKMDHHCPWLNNCVGHYNHRYFFSFCFFMTLGCVYCSYGSWDLFREAYAAIETYHQTPPPSFSFRERVTHKSLVYLWFLCSSVALALGALTIWHAVLISRGETSIERHINKKERRRLQAKGRVFRNHYNYGCLDNWKVFLGVDTRRHWLTRVLLPSSHLPHGNGMSWDPPPWVTAHSASVMAV
- the ZDHHC16 gene encoding palmitoyltransferase ZDHHC16 isoform X5, whose protein sequence is MRGQRSLLLGPARLCLRLLLLLGYRRRCPPLLRGLVQRWRYGKVCLRSLLYNSFGGSDTAVDAAFEPIYWLVDNVIRWCGVVFVVLVIVLTSSIVAIAYLCVLPLILRTYSVPRLCWHFFYSHWNLILIVFHYYQAITTPPGYPPQGRNDIATVSICKKCIYPKPARTHHCSICNSYGSWDLFREAYAAIETYHQTPPPSFSFRERVTHKSLVYLWFLCSSVALALGALTIWHAVLISRGETSIERHINKKERRRLQAKGRVFRNHYNYGCLDNWKVFLGVDTRRHWLTRVLLPSSHLPHGNGMSWDPPPWVTAHSASVMAV